A stretch of the Polaribacter pacificus genome encodes the following:
- a CDS encoding PfkB family carbohydrate kinase, whose product MSKLLAVGTVAFDAIETPFGKTDKILGGSGTFVSLAASQFGIKTGVVSVVGGDFPQAYLDMMNAKGIDTQGVEIIKEGKTFFWSGKYHNDMNSRDTLITELNVLEHFKPVVPEDFKDASVVMLGNLHPLTQASVLDQMTEKPKLVVLDTMGFWMDIALNDLHDVIKRIDVITINDEEARQLSGEYSLVNAAKKIHEMGPKYVVIKKGEHGALLFHEEKIFFAPALPLAEVFDPTGAGDTFAGGFCGFLAMTEDISFENMKNAVIYGSNLASFCVEKFGTERMEKLTKEEVQKRLHAFKQLTQFDIEIN is encoded by the coding sequence ATGAGTAAATTATTAGCAGTTGGTACAGTAGCATTTGATGCCATCGAAACCCCTTTTGGGAAAACAGATAAAATTTTAGGTGGTTCAGGCACTTTTGTTAGCCTAGCCGCTTCACAATTTGGAATAAAAACAGGTGTTGTTTCTGTGGTTGGAGGAGATTTTCCTCAAGCCTATTTAGATATGATGAACGCTAAGGGGATTGACACCCAAGGAGTAGAAATAATAAAAGAAGGTAAAACTTTTTTCTGGAGTGGTAAGTACCATAACGACATGAACTCTCGTGACACTTTAATCACTGAGCTTAATGTCCTAGAACACTTTAAACCAGTTGTTCCTGAAGATTTTAAAGATGCCTCAGTTGTGATGCTAGGTAATTTACATCCTTTAACCCAAGCTTCTGTCTTAGATCAAATGACTGAGAAACCAAAGCTAGTCGTTTTAGATACCATGGGATTTTGGATGGACATCGCTTTAAATGATTTACACGATGTCATAAAAAGAATCGATGTTATTACCATTAACGATGAAGAAGCTCGACAATTAAGTGGCGAGTATTCTTTAGTGAATGCTGCTAAAAAAATTCACGAAATGGGTCCAAAATACGTCGTAATCAAAAAAGGAGAACACGGAGCCTTGTTATTTCATGAAGAAAAAATATTTTTTGCACCAGCATTACCTTTAGCAGAAGTATTTGATCCAACTGGAGCAGGAGACACTTTTGCAGGTGGTTTTTGTGGGTTCTTAGCAATGACAGAAGACATTTCTTTTGAAAACATGAAAAACGCTGTTATCTACGGCTCAAATTTAGCCTCCTTCTGTGTAGAAAAATTTGGAACAGAACGAATGGAAAAACTCACAAAAGAGGAAGTTCAAAAACGCTTGCATGCGTTTAAACAATTAACTCAATTTGATATAGAAATCAACTAA
- a CDS encoding SufE family protein has translation MTIKEIQEEIIDEFSMFDDWMGRYEYIIDLGKSLPLIDSAYKLDENLIKGCQSKVWLHSEMQDDQLVFTADSDAILTKGIVALLLRVFSNQKAADILAADTAFIDEIGLKEHLSPTRANGLVSMVKQIKMYAIAFQAKNQ, from the coding sequence ATGACTATCAAAGAAATACAAGAAGAAATTATCGACGAGTTTTCAATGTTTGATGACTGGATGGGGCGATACGAGTATATAATCGACCTTGGAAAATCTTTGCCACTTATTGATTCGGCCTATAAACTGGATGAGAATCTGATAAAAGGCTGTCAATCAAAAGTTTGGTTGCATTCAGAAATGCAAGATGACCAATTAGTCTTTACTGCAGATAGTGATGCAATCTTAACAAAAGGAATTGTGGCCCTATTATTGCGGGTGTTTTCCAATCAAAAAGCTGCTGATATTTTAGCTGCTGATACAGCATTTATCGATGAAATTGGACTTAAAGAACATTTGTCTCCAACAAGAGCAAATGGCTTGGTTTCTATGGTGAAGCAAATAAAAATGTACGCCATCGCTTTTCAAGCAAAAAATCAGTAA
- a CDS encoding DUF2480 family protein, producing MSEEIINRVANSKLVTLDLEDFYPSGERVVFDIKKWLFEDLILKESEFRDYINQHDWKQYDQKYLALTCSSDAIIPSWAYLLISTKLAGIAKKTVVGDLEMLETVIFQEIILSMDVNTFAGKPVILKGCSDKPIPSSAYTLLIERLVPVVGSLLFGEACSTVPLYKFKK from the coding sequence ATGTCAGAAGAAATAATCAATAGAGTAGCCAACAGTAAACTAGTAACTTTAGATCTAGAAGATTTTTATCCTTCTGGAGAGCGCGTTGTTTTTGATATCAAAAAATGGTTATTTGAAGATTTGATTTTAAAAGAATCAGAATTTAGGGACTACATCAATCAGCACGATTGGAAGCAGTATGATCAAAAATATCTTGCTTTAACCTGCAGCTCTGATGCGATTATTCCTTCTTGGGCATATTTGCTAATTAGTACAAAATTGGCAGGGATAGCAAAAAAAACAGTTGTTGGGGATTTAGAGATGTTAGAAACTGTAATTTTTCAAGAAATAATACTTTCTATGGATGTGAATACATTTGCCGGAAAGCCAGTTATTTTAAAGGGTTGCTCAGACAAACCAATCCCTTCTAGTGCATACACATTATTGATAGAGAGGCTGGTACCTGTAGTGGGTAGTTTGCTTTTTGGGGAAGCCTGTTCAACAGTTCCTTTATATAAATTTAAAAAATAA
- a CDS encoding DUF3078 domain-containing protein: MRNTILAVLCFVSIAVTAQETKDDNKGPWEKSGTFTFLLSQSSFSNWVAGGNNTVSGNVGLNYDFNYQKNGITWDNKLMMQYGINSVKGEESKKTDDMIQFNSLVGKKAKGYWSYSFFLNIKTQFTDGFDYSKTPKLKTSGFFAPAYFSFGPGMLWKKSNNFNFNLAPLTSKITVVSDEFSGQYGTDLGSTTRYELGFNASLFHKTALMENVVMQNIVNVYSNYLDKPGNIDIQYQLMFDMQINKYLSTNLNFHTIVDDNASSKVQFKEVFGLGVNYKF, from the coding sequence ATGAGAAATACTATTTTAGCAGTACTATGTTTTGTAAGTATTGCAGTAACAGCACAAGAAACAAAGGATGACAATAAGGGGCCTTGGGAAAAATCAGGAACCTTTACCTTTTTACTAAGTCAATCTTCTTTTTCTAACTGGGTAGCCGGAGGAAATAATACAGTCTCTGGAAACGTAGGTTTGAATTATGATTTTAATTACCAAAAAAACGGCATTACTTGGGATAATAAATTAATGATGCAGTACGGAATCAACAGTGTCAAAGGAGAAGAATCTAAAAAAACGGATGATATGATCCAGTTTAATTCTTTGGTTGGGAAAAAAGCCAAAGGTTACTGGTCTTACTCATTCTTCTTAAATATCAAGACTCAATTTACTGATGGATTTGATTATTCTAAAACACCTAAATTAAAAACTTCAGGATTTTTTGCACCTGCATATTTTAGTTTTGGACCAGGTATGTTGTGGAAAAAATCAAACAATTTTAATTTCAACTTAGCTCCATTAACTTCTAAAATTACTGTTGTTTCTGATGAGTTTTCAGGACAATACGGTACTGATTTAGGAAGTACTACTCGTTATGAATTAGGTTTTAATGCTTCGTTGTTTCACAAAACAGCATTGATGGAAAATGTGGTTATGCAAAATATTGTAAATGTGTATTCAAACTATTTAGACAAGCCGGGTAATATTGACATACAATATCAATTAATGTTTGATATGCAAATTAATAAGTATTTGTCTACCAATTTAAACTTTCATACCATAGTTGATGATAATGCATCAAGTAAGGTTCAGTTTAAAGAAGTATTTGGCTTAGGAGTTAATTACAAGTTTTAA
- a CDS encoding DUF59 domain-containing protein, protein MTDEEIQEIGDQIVRVVKTIYDPEIPVDIYELGLIYDVFVNDEKEAKILMTLTSPNCPVAESLPREVEDKVKSLPNIIDCEVEITFDPTWTQEMMSEEAKLELGML, encoded by the coding sequence ATGACAGACGAAGAAATTCAAGAAATAGGAGATCAAATAGTTCGAGTAGTAAAAACCATTTACGATCCAGAAATTCCTGTTGATATTTATGAGTTAGGGTTGATTTATGACGTGTTTGTAAACGACGAGAAAGAGGCAAAAATATTGATGACATTAACCTCTCCAAATTGTCCAGTTGCAGAATCTTTGCCAAGAGAAGTAGAAGATAAAGTAAAATCATTGCCCAATATTATTGATTGTGAAGTAGAAATTACCTTTGATCCTACGTGGACTCAAGAAATGATGAGTGAAGAAGCCAAGTTAGAATTGGGAATGCTTTAG
- a CDS encoding DUF3078 domain-containing protein: MRIIFFIVFFSICTLTFSQEKKDSIKAPVPSPWKVTGVFTFLFNQSSFTNWSSGGDNTIAGTFLINYDFNYKKGSWNWDNRLITSYGLSNVQGQGNRKTGDRFEYNSLLGKKSNNNWFFSFFMNFKTQYSRGFDYKKTPKLPISDFMAPGYLSFGPGMLWKKSDKMTINIAPATSKFTFVSDEFSGKYGVEEGENTNVGLGFNLSGYFKFLLIENVTMENILSMYSDYLNKPGNVDIDYQMNYLINVNKYMNMRVALHMLIDDNASSKVQIKEIFGLGVTYTFHKK, from the coding sequence ATGAGAATAATCTTTTTTATTGTATTTTTTTCGATTTGTACTTTAACTTTTTCTCAAGAGAAAAAAGACAGTATTAAAGCTCCGGTTCCAAGCCCATGGAAAGTGACAGGTGTTTTTACTTTTCTATTCAATCAGTCTTCTTTTACAAACTGGTCTTCTGGGGGTGATAATACCATTGCAGGAACCTTTCTTATTAATTATGATTTTAATTATAAAAAGGGAAGCTGGAACTGGGATAACAGGTTGATTACTTCGTATGGATTGAGTAATGTACAAGGGCAAGGAAATAGAAAAACAGGAGATCGATTTGAATACAACTCTTTGTTGGGTAAAAAATCTAATAATAATTGGTTTTTCTCATTTTTCATGAACTTTAAAACACAGTATAGTAGAGGTTTTGATTATAAAAAGACTCCAAAATTACCTATTTCTGATTTTATGGCACCTGGATACTTATCTTTTGGACCCGGGATGTTGTGGAAAAAATCAGATAAAATGACTATCAACATCGCTCCCGCTACTTCAAAATTTACCTTTGTTTCTGATGAGTTTTCTGGAAAATACGGTGTTGAAGAAGGAGAAAACACCAATGTTGGTTTGGGTTTTAACTTATCAGGATATTTTAAATTTTTATTGATTGAAAATGTAACCATGGAAAACATTTTATCCATGTATTCTGATTATTTAAACAAGCCAGGAAATGTTGATATTGATTACCAAATGAATTATTTAATCAATGTGAATAAATACATGAACATGCGAGTAGCGCTTCATATGCTAATAGATGACAATGCATCAAGTAAAGTCCAAATTAAAGAAATTTTTGGTTTGGGTGTTACCTATACCTTCCACAAAAAATAA